The DNA window GTGCTTCCCTTGGGCATCTATGGCTCGAAGGCCGGCTCGGGGTTGGAGATCCACTTGTGAACGCGGGCGCCCCAATGAAGAAGGGACGCGCCCGATGAGCGTTGATCACGTCGAAGTCATCGTCGAGGAGCCTTCGACGGAAGTGGCCCTACGCCTGCTTTTGCCAAGGCTGCTCGGTGGCACCTCGTTCCAAGTGTATTCACACCAATGCAAGGATGAACTCCTGCAAAGGCTGCCCGATCGACTCCGTGGGTATGCAAACTGGCTTCCGAAAACTTGGCGGATTGTGGTCATCGTCGATCGGGACGACGATGAATGCGACGATCTCAAGGCGAGACTCGAGCGGATGGCGTCCACGGCTGGCCTCACCACACGCACGAAGGCCGCTGGAAGACCGTACGCGGTGGCCAACCGGCTCGCGATCGAGGAGCTGGAAGCGTGGTACTTCGGAGATTGGGAGGCTGTACGGGCCGCGTACCCACGCGTCGCCGCCACGATTCCCTCGCAGGCGAAGTACCGGGATCCGGACGCAATTGCTGGTGGCACGTGGGAAGCCTTTGAACGTCTGCTGCAGAAGATCGGTTACTTCACAACGGGCCTACGAAAGATCGAGGCAGCGCGGGCGATTACACCGCACATGGAACCCGCCAGGAATAGATCGCGGAGTTTCCAAACTCTGCGTACCGCCCTGCTCGAGATGGTCTAACCATGGCGGAGCGTGAACCGCTGATCCCGAAGCATGGGGGCTACCGCAAGCTCAAGAGCTTCCAGGTGGCGCAGCTGGTCTATGACGTCACGGTGCGCTTTTGCGATCGCTACATCTCTCGCCGCAGCCGCACCCACGACCAGATGGTGCAGGCGGCCCGTTCCGGAGTGCAGAACATCGCCGAGGGCAGCCAGGCGAGCGGTACCTCGAAGAAGACGGAGCTGAAGCTGACCAATGTGGCGCGCGCCAGCCTGGAGGAACTGCGGCTCGACTACGAAGACTTTTTGCGGCAGCGGGGGCTGCCCCAGTGGCCGCCGGATCACCCAGCGCTGGTCCGCTTCAAGGCGAGGCGTTGCACCACAGTAGAGGAAGTGCGCCGTGTCCTTCCGGTGAGCATGCATAGCTCGATTTTCCCGGGGCGATCGGTTGCGACCGGGCCACCGAGACGGAGCGACGGATCAGCGGGGTGGGAACCGGCTGCGCCGCCACCGGTCAGCGCGG is part of the Deltaproteobacteria bacterium genome and encodes:
- a CDS encoding DUF4276 family protein, yielding MSVDHVEVIVEEPSTEVALRLLLPRLLGGTSFQVYSHQCKDELLQRLPDRLRGYANWLPKTWRIVVIVDRDDDECDDLKARLERMASTAGLTTRTKAAGRPYAVANRLAIEELEAWYFGDWEAVRAAYPRVAATIPSQAKYRDPDAIAGGTWEAFERLLQKIGYFTTGLRKIEAARAITPHMEPARNRSRSFQTLRTALLEMV
- a CDS encoding four helix bundle protein: MAEREPLIPKHGGYRKLKSFQVAQLVYDVTVRFCDRYISRRSRTHDQMVQAARSGVQNIAEGSQASGTSKKTELKLTNVARASLEELRLDYEDFLRQRGLPQWPPDHPALVRFKARRCTTVEEVRRVLPVSMHSSIFPGRSVATGPPRRSDGSAGWEPAAPPPVSA